The following proteins come from a genomic window of Nicotiana tomentosiformis chromosome 12, ASM39032v3, whole genome shotgun sequence:
- the LOC138903251 gene encoding uncharacterized protein, whose protein sequence is MANGQAESTNKIIINNLKKRLEESKGKWPEVLPGVLWAYRMTSKIGTGETLFSLIYGAEALIPVEIGDPSMRFTQVTDESNGEEIRTNLDLLEEKREAALIRMEAQKQIIERYYNRKAHLRYFKIGDFVLKKVFQTTKATSAGKLSSNWEGPYKIQSIAGKGAYELETMEGKEMDQMEGTIKCLRFHISKL, encoded by the exons ATGGCCAATGGACAAGCTGAAtcaacaaataagattatcattaataatttgaagaagagatTAGAGGAATCAAAAGGCAAGTGGCCTGAGGTGCTACCAGGagtattatgggcttatcgaaTGACATCAAAGATAGGCACGGGAGAGACTCTATTTTCACTTATTTATGGTGCTGAAGCCTTAATTCCAGTTGAAATAGGTGATCCAAGTATGAGATTTACACAAGTAACTGATGAATCAAATGGTGAAGAGATAAGAACGAATTTAGATTTACTCGAGGAAAAGAGAGAAGCTGCTCTAATAAGAATGGAAGCTCAGAAGCAAATTATTGAGCGATACTACAACAGGAAAGCTCATCTTAGATACTTCAAGATTGGAGACTTCGTTCTCAAAAAAGTTTTTCAAACAACAAAAGCAACTAGTGCAGGGAAGTTGAGTTCAAATTGGGAAGGTCCTTACAAGATTCAAAGCATCGCTGGAAAAGGGGCTTATGAGTTGGAAACCATGGAAGGCAAG gaaaTGGACCAAATGGAAGGAACAATCAAGTGCTTGAGATTTCATATTTCAAAGCTCTAA